Part of the Jatrophihabitans sp. GAS493 genome, GAGGCGGGTCCCAACTCCAGTGCCGCGTCGAGCGGGCGGGTGCTGGTCGCGCTTCGTCCCAGTGCGATCACCGTGCACGCGGGGCAGCCGGTCAACGCCAGCCCGCGAAACGTCTGGCCGGCCCGGATCGGTGGCCTCGAACTGCTCGGCGACCGGGTGCGGCTGGAGACCTTCGGGTCCCCGAACGCGCTGGTCGACATCACCAGCGACGCGGTGGCCGAACTCGATGTGGCGCCCGGGCGGCAGGTCTGGCTCTCGGTGAAGGCGACGGAACTGGACGTCTACCCCGAGGCCGGCTGAGGCCTGCGACGGCGAACCTCCACCCTTTTCTGCTCTGTGGGTCACAGCGCGGAGCAGGCCCGACGGGGATCATGGTTTCAGTGACCGCAGTGCCCACCCGACACAGCCAGCTAGCCTCACCGGGGCTGCGGGTCGGTGACCCTGGCTTCCGCCGGATCGTGGTGGCCCTCTTCGTCGCCGGGGTCGCCACCTTCGCGTTGCTCTACGCGCCGCAGCCGCTCCTCCCGCTGCTGGCGGCCGACTTCGACGTCACCCCGGCCGCCGCCACCCTCACCCTCTCGCTCAGCACGCTGGCCCTCGGGATCAGCATGATCGCGGCGGCGGCCATCTCCGACCGGACCGGGCGGACCAAGTTGATGTTCGGATCACTGCTGAGCGCGTCGGCGATCGGGCTGGCCACCGCGGCCGCGCCGACGTGGGACACCCTGCTGGCGCTGCGACTGCTGGAGGGGGTCGCGCTGGCCGGGTTGCCGGCGGTGGCGATGGCCTACCTGCGCGATGAGATCCACCCGGAGGCGCACGCCCGGGCGACCGGGCTGTACATCGGCGGGACCGCACTGGGTGGCATGCTCGGACGAATTCTCTCCGGCCTGCTGGCCGACCTCGGTGGCTGGCGGCTGGCCACGGCTGGGATCGGGCTGCTCGGACTGGCCTGCGCCGTGACGGTGATCGCCCTGCTGCCACCGTCGCAGAACTTCGTCCCGCAGGCCGGGTGGAGCGCCGGCCAGTTGGGGGTGCTGCTGAGCGCGCCGATGCTCCCGCTGTATGCCGTCGGCGGGTTGATGATGGGCAGCTTCGTCGCCGTCTACAACGCCATGTCCTTCCGCCTGGCCGCCGCTCCCTACCTGCTCTCGGCGGGCGTGGCCGGGCTCGTCTTCTTCGTCTATCCGATCGGCAGCATCGGTTCGGCCCTCGCCGGCCGGGTCGCCGATCGGGTCGGCCGGGCCCAGGTGGTGCTGGCCGGGATCGGTATCACTGCGCTCGGCGTGCTGCTCACCGTCGAGTCGAGCCTGGTCTGGGTGGTGATCGGATTGGGCGTGATGACCGGCGGGTTCTTCGCCGCCCACGGGGTGGCCAGCGGCTGGGTGACGGCGCGGGCCCATCGGATCGGAGCGCCGGTCGGGATGGCGGCCTCGCTGTACCTCTTCTCCTACTACCTGGGCTCCTCGATCTTCGGCTCACTGGCCGGCGCGCGGTGGGCGGCCCAGGGCTGGTCAGGGGTGGTGGTGATGTCACTGCTGCTCATCGCGGCGAGTGCCGGCCTCGCGCTGGTGGCCGGTCGGCACTCACCGGCCAGCTAGCTGGAGACCGAGTGTTTTGCTCGTAGTTCTCCCTTGAGCACCTTGCCGCTGGCGTTGCGGGGTAGCTGGTCGACCAGCACCACGTCGCGGGGTCGTTTGTAGCGGGCCAGCTTCCCACCGCACCAGAGATCGAGGTCGGCGGTGGTCATGGCGCCAGTGGCGACGACGATCGCGATCGGCACCTCACCCCAGCGTTGGTCCGGACGCCCGATGATCGCCACGTCGTCCACCAGCGGGTGGCTGGCGATGATGTCCTCCACCTCGGCGCAGTAGATGTTCTCCCCGCCCGAGATGAGCATGTCCTTCTTGCGATCGACGACGTAGACGAAGCCCTCCTCGTCGCGGCGCACCAGGTCTCCGGAGTGGAACCAGCCGCCGTGGAAGGACTCGGCCGTCGCCACCGGATTGCGCCAGTAGCCGGCCATCAGGGTGGGGCCTCGGTAGACGATCTCCCCGACCTCGCCGGTGGGCACGTCGTTCATCTCGTCGTCCACCACCCGGATCGAGAGGGTGGAGATGGGCTTGCCGACCGAGCCGATCTTGCGGATCGCGTCGGCCCCGTCCAGGACGCAGGTCACCGGCGACATCTCGGTCTGCCCGAAGAGGGCGACGTTCTCGGCGTCCGGGAAGACCTCGGCCATCCGCTGCAGCAGCGCCGTGGTGGCCGGCGCCGCGCCCCAGGACATCGTGCGGATGCGCAGCTTGCGGGAGGTGATGTCAGGCAGCGCGCAGACGGCCTGCCACTGGGTGGGCACCAGGAAGACGCTGGTGACCCCCTCGCTCTCCAACGCATCGACCAGCACTACCGGGTCGAAGTTGCCGCTGGGCATCAGCACCGTCGGCGCGCCGGCCAGCAGGCTCGGCCCGAAGAGCCCGATGCCGGCGATGTGGAAGAGCGGTGCCGCGCAGATGTTCAGGTCGTCGTCGTGGATGAGCCCCAGCGATCGCACCAGGGTGATCGTCTGCATCTGCATGTTGAGGTGGGTGAGGACCGCTCCCTTCGGGCGGCCGGTCGTGCCGGAGGTGTACAGCAGCAGGGACGGCGAGTCATCGGGGACGTCGACCAGCGGGTGCGGCGGTGGGTTCGCCGCTATCTCCTCGTCGAGGCTGGGCAGGTGAACCCCGGACGGGACGTCGCCGACGATGAGGGTGGCCGGCGGCGCGGCCAGGTTGGCGGTGGCGGCGATCGCCACCGAGGCCAGCGACGAGTCGACGGCCAGCACGGCCGGTTCGCAGTCACTGAGGATGAACTCGATCTCGGTCGCGGTGAGGCGGAAGTTGACCGGCACCGCCATCGCCCCGAGGGTATGCGCGGCGAAGACAATCTCCAGGAATTCAGGGCGATTCAGCATCAGGATGGCCACCCGCGAACCCGGCATGACGCCGTTGCGGGCGAGCACGTCGGCGGTGCGTTCCACTCGTTCGTGCAACCGCCGCCAGGTGATGTCGGCACCGAGGAAGCGCAGCGCCACGCCGTCTGGATTCTGGTGGGCGTGCCGGGCGATCTGGTTGGGCCAGTTGTTTCGCCTGGCAATCATGGGCTGTTCGGTCGCGTTGAGCTGTCCAACACCGATGTCGGTCATGGGGAGATACTTGCACCGAAGTGGAACCGGCACCAGAGACGACCGGATCCGGTCGGATCAGTACGAACCCCAGCGGTGTGTGGCACTGATCCGACCGGACGTCGGGTGGCGATCGCGGTCTGACGAACCCGCGAGACCGCGATCGCAATAATTCCAGCAAATACAAGCTCTCTACTGCCTCTTTGCACCAGCTACGGTACTCGGAACACCACCCCCGCTACCGCGCGTAAGCGCGACACGCCGCAGATCAATCCATATCCACAGGCGTGCGTCCGGCGAGTTGAGGAGTCAGCTCGCCGCCGCCGACCGCCGGCTCCGGCTCGGGCTCTGGCTCGGATGATTGCGGATGGCGCAGGCTGCCGACGACGGCGATCGTGAGGGCAGCGACGATGACGCCGAGGCTGACCAGCGTCGGGATCTCCGGGATGGAGGTGCTGATCGTCTTGTGGGCCGCCTGCAGGAAGAGTTTGGCTCCGATGAAGGCCAGGATGAAGGCCAGCGCCTTATCCAGCAGGTAGAACTTCTCGAGCATTCCGGCCAGCAGGAAGTACAGCGCCCGCAGCCCCAGGATCGCGAATGCGTTGCTGGTGTAGACGATGAAGGCACTGTCGCTGACGGCCAGCACGGCCGGCACGCTGTCGACGGCGAAGATCAGATCGGCCGCCTCGACGGCGACGACGACCGCGAGCAGCGGAGTGCCGATGCGCTTGCCGGCCTCGACGAAGAAGAACTTGGCCCCGTGGTACTCGTCGCTGATCGGGATGACCCGCCGCAGCAGCCGGACCGCGACGCTCTTACCCGGATCGACCGCATCGTCCTCGCCACCGCGGATGAGCTTGAACGCGCTCCAGAGCAGGATGGCGCCGAAGACGAAGAGGATGGCGGTGAACTGGCTGACCACCGCGACCCCGGCGCCGAGGAAGATGCCACGGAAGACGAGCGCGCCGATGACGCCGAAGAAGAGGACGCGGTGCTGGAACTCGCGGGGCACCTTGAAGTAGCCGAAGATCAGCGCGAAGACGAAGAGATTGTCGACCGACAGGCTCTTCTCAAGCAGGTAGGCGGTGGTGAAGTCGACGGCGGGCCCGGCCCCGAGGGTGAGGCCGACGACGAGGGCGAAGATCATCGAGACGCCGACCCAGATGGCGCTCCAGATCGCGGCCTCCTTGAACTTGATCGTGTG contains:
- a CDS encoding MFS transporter; translation: MVSVTAVPTRHSQLASPGLRVGDPGFRRIVVALFVAGVATFALLYAPQPLLPLLAADFDVTPAAATLTLSLSTLALGISMIAAAAISDRTGRTKLMFGSLLSASAIGLATAAAPTWDTLLALRLLEGVALAGLPAVAMAYLRDEIHPEAHARATGLYIGGTALGGMLGRILSGLLADLGGWRLATAGIGLLGLACAVTVIALLPPSQNFVPQAGWSAGQLGVLLSAPMLPLYAVGGLMMGSFVAVYNAMSFRLAAAPYLLSAGVAGLVFFVYPIGSIGSALAGRVADRVGRAQVVLAGIGITALGVLLTVESSLVWVVIGLGVMTGGFFAAHGVASGWVTARAHRIGAPVGMAASLYLFSYYLGSSIFGSLAGARWAAQGWSGVVVMSLLLIAASAGLALVAGRHSPAS
- a CDS encoding AMP-binding protein; translation: MTDIGVGQLNATEQPMIARRNNWPNQIARHAHQNPDGVALRFLGADITWRRLHERVERTADVLARNGVMPGSRVAILMLNRPEFLEIVFAAHTLGAMAVPVNFRLTATEIEFILSDCEPAVLAVDSSLASVAIAATANLAAPPATLIVGDVPSGVHLPSLDEEIAANPPPHPLVDVPDDSPSLLLYTSGTTGRPKGAVLTHLNMQMQTITLVRSLGLIHDDDLNICAAPLFHIAGIGLFGPSLLAGAPTVLMPSGNFDPVVLVDALESEGVTSVFLVPTQWQAVCALPDITSRKLRIRTMSWGAAPATTALLQRMAEVFPDAENVALFGQTEMSPVTCVLDGADAIRKIGSVGKPISTLSIRVVDDEMNDVPTGEVGEIVYRGPTLMAGYWRNPVATAESFHGGWFHSGDLVRRDEEGFVYVVDRKKDMLISGGENIYCAEVEDIIASHPLVDDVAIIGRPDQRWGEVPIAIVVATGAMTTADLDLWCGGKLARYKRPRDVVLVDQLPRNASGKVLKGELRAKHSVSS
- a CDS encoding TerC family protein, whose product is MSVPLWAWVAFAAVVVVMLAIDLLAHRGAHTIKFKEAAIWSAIWVGVSMIFALVVGLTLGAGPAVDFTTAYLLEKSLSVDNLFVFALIFGYFKVPREFQHRVLFFGVIGALVFRGIFLGAGVAVVSQFTAILFVFGAILLWSAFKLIRGGEDDAVDPGKSVAVRLLRRVIPISDEYHGAKFFFVEAGKRIGTPLLAVVVAVEAADLIFAVDSVPAVLAVSDSAFIVYTSNAFAILGLRALYFLLAGMLEKFYLLDKALAFILAFIGAKLFLQAAHKTISTSIPEIPTLVSLGVIVAALTIAVVGSLRHPQSSEPEPEPEPAVGGGELTPQLAGRTPVDMD